From Acinetobacter sp. ASP199, the proteins below share one genomic window:
- a CDS encoding NAD-dependent malic enzyme, with the protein MSNSRSESNKVTKSQIEKRPLYVPYAGYTLLELPLLNKGSAFTEEERKSFNLHGLLPHVIESIEEQSQRSYQQYCSFNDDINKHIYLRNIQDTNETLFYHLIENHLSEMMPIIYTPTVGEACQRFSDIYRRHRGIFISYADRDGIDQILHNVNRRNVKVVVITDGERILGLGDQGIGGMGIPIGKLALYTACGGISPAYTLPITIDVGTNNQQLLNDPIYMGWRQLRISGDEYFDFVDQVIQAIQKRWPNVLIQFEDFAQHHAMPLLEKYRDQACCFNDDIQGTAAVAVGSLIAASHASNKQLKDQTVAFLGAGSAGCGIAEQIVAQMVAEGLTDAQARKRVFMVDRFGLITENQPNLLDFQRKLAQDPKNIVKWADAESTISLLDVVKFAKPTVLIGVSGQPGLFSKDVITAMAEHCEHPIIFPLSNPTSKVEAVPSDIIQWTDGKALIATGSPFTPVNYQGEIYNISQCNNSYIFPGIGLGVIASGAKRVTNNMLMASSNALAECSPKLKDPKADLLPELDQIQQISKVIALRVAQAAIQDGVAPQATIETLKEAIEANFWKPEYRRYERVTF; encoded by the coding sequence ATGTCAAATTCCAGAAGTGAGTCAAACAAAGTGACTAAAAGCCAGATAGAGAAACGTCCTCTTTATGTTCCATACGCAGGATATACGTTACTTGAGCTGCCTCTTCTAAATAAAGGTTCTGCTTTTACTGAAGAAGAACGAAAGAGTTTTAATTTACATGGGCTTCTCCCTCATGTGATTGAGTCTATTGAAGAACAAAGTCAGCGCTCTTATCAGCAATACTGTTCTTTTAATGATGATATTAATAAGCACATTTATCTGCGTAACATTCAGGATACCAACGAAACGTTGTTTTATCATTTAATTGAAAATCATCTAAGTGAAATGATGCCAATTATTTATACGCCAACAGTAGGTGAGGCTTGTCAGCGCTTTTCAGATATCTATCGCCGACATCGTGGGATATTTATTTCCTATGCTGACCGTGATGGTATTGATCAGATCTTACATAACGTCAATCGTAGAAATGTCAAAGTTGTGGTGATTACAGATGGTGAGCGAATTTTAGGCTTGGGTGACCAAGGGATTGGGGGAATGGGCATTCCGATTGGAAAATTAGCCTTATATACCGCATGCGGTGGTATTAGTCCGGCTTATACATTGCCGATTACGATAGATGTCGGAACCAATAATCAACAGCTATTAAATGACCCGATCTATATGGGCTGGCGTCAACTACGTATTAGTGGCGATGAATATTTTGATTTTGTTGATCAGGTCATTCAAGCCATTCAGAAAAGATGGCCAAATGTTCTGATTCAATTCGAGGATTTTGCCCAACATCATGCGATGCCACTATTAGAGAAATATCGTGATCAGGCATGCTGTTTTAATGATGATATTCAAGGGACGGCTGCAGTTGCAGTAGGTAGTCTGATTGCAGCATCACATGCATCTAATAAGCAACTGAAAGACCAAACCGTGGCTTTCCTTGGAGCGGGTTCTGCAGGATGTGGTATTGCGGAGCAGATTGTTGCCCAGATGGTAGCAGAAGGATTAACGGATGCTCAGGCACGTAAACGTGTTTTCATGGTGGATCGTTTTGGTCTGATTACAGAAAATCAGCCAAATCTTTTAGATTTCCAGCGAAAATTAGCTCAGGATCCAAAAAATATCGTCAAATGGGCAGATGCGGAAAGTACGATTTCATTACTTGATGTAGTGAAATTTGCGAAACCTACCGTTCTTATTGGTGTATCTGGACAGCCGGGCTTATTCAGTAAAGATGTCATTACAGCGATGGCTGAGCACTGTGAGCATCCGATTATTTTCCCATTGTCTAATCCAACTTCCAAAGTGGAAGCGGTTCCTTCAGATATTATCCAGTGGACAGATGGGAAAGCATTAATTGCCACAGGTAGTCCATTTACACCCGTCAATTATCAGGGGGAGATTTATAACATTTCGCAATGTAATAATTCCTATATTTTCCCTGGGATTGGATTGGGTGTAATTGCATCTGGAGCGAAGCGAGTGACCAATAATATGTTAATGGCCTCAAGCAATGCATTAGCTGAATGCTCACCGAAATTGAAAGATCCGAAAGCAGATTTGTTGCCTGAATTGGATCAGATTCAGCAGATTTCCAAGGTGATTGCATTAAGAGTTGCGCAAGCGGCAATACAAGATGGGGTGGCTCCTCAGGCAACTATAGAAACGTTGAAAGAAGCAATTGAAGCGAATTTCTGGAAGCCTGAATATCGTCGATATGAGCGGGTTACATTTTAA
- a CDS encoding efflux RND transporter periplasmic adaptor subunit — MRIARYKILIVILLILIVGFVLFRWWKGPELPSYTLKAMPLVQNVVATGRVATVSRAEIGSEIAGIVLERRVQEGDQVKPGDLLVVLKSDELTVQVRQAEVALIELATSRRPQATAELASAKAQLEQASREANRRRNAEPGILSAEEIEQAVEAERVARNNFETARLKAAALAQGQVEEASLREQLAVAQAQLDKTRIRATVAGTVLTRDVEPGDLVQPGQTLFTIAINGNTEIRVPLDERNLSRLALQQKATVIADAYPEQTFPAWINFIAPSIDPQRGTVELKLTVDPVPDFLRQDMTVSVNVETGRRERALAIPNDALTGLKGDKATVLLVRNGKVQRQQVTLGLRGLDRAEVTSGLKEGDQVLANPDASLEDDTRVRIKPQNILIQNPANPSSTKNEIPVKLD; from the coding sequence GTGCGTATAGCTCGCTATAAAATTTTGATTGTTATATTACTGATTCTGATAGTGGGGTTTGTACTTTTTCGCTGGTGGAAAGGACCGGAATTACCGAGTTATACCTTAAAGGCGATGCCTCTAGTACAAAACGTAGTAGCAACAGGACGTGTAGCGACAGTATCCCGTGCTGAAATTGGCAGTGAGATTGCTGGTATAGTATTAGAACGACGCGTTCAGGAAGGTGATCAAGTTAAACCGGGCGACCTGCTGGTGGTACTAAAATCAGATGAATTGACTGTCCAAGTACGTCAGGCAGAAGTTGCACTGATCGAATTAGCCACAAGCCGACGTCCACAGGCCACAGCAGAATTAGCCTCGGCCAAAGCTCAACTTGAGCAGGCCAGCCGTGAAGCCAACCGTCGACGTAATGCCGAGCCAGGAATTCTTTCGGCTGAAGAAATTGAGCAGGCAGTCGAAGCAGAAAGGGTCGCACGCAATAACTTTGAAACAGCACGACTCAAGGCAGCTGCACTGGCACAGGGACAGGTTGAAGAAGCTTCATTGCGTGAGCAGCTTGCAGTAGCTCAGGCTCAACTGGACAAAACCAGAATTCGTGCAACGGTCGCAGGCACAGTACTGACTCGCGATGTAGAGCCGGGTGATCTGGTTCAGCCGGGACAGACCTTATTTACGATTGCAATTAATGGCAATACCGAAATTCGCGTGCCACTCGATGAACGTAATTTATCAAGACTGGCGTTACAGCAAAAAGCAACGGTGATTGCTGATGCCTATCCGGAGCAGACATTCCCTGCATGGATTAACTTTATTGCCCCAAGTATCGATCCGCAACGTGGAACAGTTGAGCTGAAACTTACTGTAGACCCGGTACCTGATTTCCTACGTCAGGATATGACGGTGTCAGTCAATGTAGAAACGGGTCGCCGCGAGCGAGCTTTAGCCATACCCAATGATGCGCTAACCGGTCTCAAAGGAGATAAAGCTACGGTACTACTGGTACGCAATGGCAAGGTTCAACGTCAACAAGTGACTTTAGGCTTGCGTGGTCTGGATCGGGCTGAAGTAACTTCAGGTTTGAAAGAAGGCGATCAGGTACTGGCTAATCCGGATGCTTCTTTAGAAGATGACACACGAGTGCGGATAAAACCGCAAAATATCTTAATCCAAAATCCTGCCAACCCGAGCAGTACTAAAAATGAAATACCGGTGAAACTCGATTGA